A genomic window from Silene latifolia isolate original U9 population chromosome Y, ASM4854445v1, whole genome shotgun sequence includes:
- the LOC141631860 gene encoding uncharacterized protein LOC141631860 — translation MDRSWMYGKRDFVYLERLEEFLSCVVEHQRLHGDNQFVCPCTLCQNRKKVNSRDELREHLILKGYKADYNVWIWHGESDNDICTNVNFGINDKDGDQIDVGVENDDENFETIDMDVNIDPDNDNIDGLMKDLEEDIMECPIIFQRMVDNSKKPLYPNGSKFSLLLAVLKLFTLKAGKGWSDKSFTSLLEVLCQMLPEEFGSEPRNLRLGLCTDRINPFGTLSTQHSCWPVMLIIYNIPHWHTTKSKYIMLTLLISGPKQPGNDIDVYLAPLIEDLKMLWNVGVEVFDANTSSRFQMHAMLYCTINDFPAYGNLSGYRLKTDKGCPVCGDETESDWLEHSGKFSYRGGRRFLLENLQYRKKKKAFDVKMEHRKPPLFPSGEEYYDMVKNITTVFGKPYVPPPDGVYHTKRSIFWELPYWQHLHVRHCIDVMHVEKNVFDSVIGTLLNMPNKTKDGVKARNDMAARVRIELKPIEKGKRIYIPPS, via the exons ATGGACCGAAGTTGGATGTATGGAAAGCGTGATTTTGTTTATCTTGAACGACTAGAGGAGTTTCTTAGTTGTGTCGTCGAACATCAAAGACTCCATGGAGATAATCAATTCGTATGTCCGTGTACCTTATGTCAAAATCGTAAAAAGGTGAACTCTAGGGATGAATTGCGGGAACATTTAATTTTAAAAGGATATAAAGCAGATTATAATGTATGGATATGGCATGGAGAAAGTGATAATGATATTTGTACCAACGTAAATTTTGGAATTAATGATAAAGATGGCGATCAGATTGATGTCGGGGTAGAAAATGATGATGAAAACTTTGAAACTATTGATATGGATGTTAATATAGACCCTGATAATGATAATATTGACGGGCTGATGAAGGATCTTGAAGAAGATATTATGGAGTGCCCTATTATTTTTCAGAGAATGGTTGATAATTCCAAGAAGCCTTTATACCCGAATGGTTCTAAATTCTCTCTTTTATTAGCTGTGTTGAAACTATTCACATTGAAAGCTGGAAAAGGGTGGAGTGACAAAAGTTTTACTTCCTTGTTAGAAGTTTTGTGTCAAATGTTACCAGAAG AATTCGGTTCAGAGCCTAGAAATTTAAGATTGGGACTTTGCACCGATAGAATTAATCCTTTTGGAACTTTAAGTACCCAACATAGTTGTTGGCCAGTAATGTTGATAATTTACAATATCCCTCATTGGCATACCACAAAGAGCAAATACATTATGTTAACACTCCTAATTTCGGGACCTAagcaacctggaaatgacattGACGTGTATTTGGCTCCTCTAATTGAAGACTTGAAAATGTTGTGGAACGTTGGAGTAGAGGTGTTTGATGCAAATACTAGCTCTAGGTTTCAAATGCATGCTATGTTGTACTGTACAATTAATGACTTCCCAGCTTATGGTAACCTTTCTGGATACCGACTGAAGACTGATAAGGGATGTCCGGTGTGCGGGGATGAAACTGAATCTGATTGGTTGGAGCACAGTGGAAAATTTTCGTACAGAGGTGGTCGTCGTTTTCTACTTGAAAATCTTCAATATCGAAAGAAGAAGAAGGCTTTTGATGTGAAAATGGAGCATAGGAAACCCCCTTTGTTTCCGAGTGGAGAAGAGTACTACGATATGGTTAAGAATATAACTACAGTTTTTGGAAAACCGTACGTACCTCCACCAGATGGAGTATATCATACAAAGAGATCAATTTTTTGGGAACTTCCATATTGGCAGCACTTGCATGTGAGGCATTGCATTGATGTTATGCACGTCGAGAAGAACGTGTTTGATAGTGTAATTGGAACATTGCTCAATATGCCGAATAAGACTAAGGATGGGGTGAAAGCTCGAAATGACATGGCCGCTAGGGTGCGTATCGAGTTAAAACCAATTGAGAAGGGAAAACGTATCTATATACCTCCGTCTTGA